Proteins found in one Microbacterium sp. SSM24 genomic segment:
- a CDS encoding potassium-transporting ATPase subunit F: MIVFSLAGAALGVAAIVYLVIALVKPEKF; this comes from the coding sequence GTGATCGTCTTCTCGCTCGCCGGCGCCGCACTCGGCGTCGCGGCGATCGTCTATCTCGTGATCGCTCTCGTGAAGCCGGAGAAGTTCTGA
- a CDS encoding glycoside hydrolase family 13 protein produces MTSPQTAERVDAPSTAAGREWWRTAVIYQIYPRSFSDSTGDGVGDLPGITSRLDDLRDLGVDALWLSPFQRSPQKDAGYDVADYCDVDPLFGTLADFDEMLAQAHARSIRLIVDLVPNHSSDQHVWFQQALAAAPGSVERARYMFRDGRGVEGELPPNNWESVFGGPAWTRVVEPDGTAGQWYLHLFDSSQPDFDWSNEEVREEFRRILRFWLDRGVDGFRVDVAHGLVKAAGLPDYTPDPESGSMGGEEANVPYWGQDGVHEVYRDWHNLLAEYDGDRALCAEAWLPTPEKTALWVRPDEMHQAFNFAYLETTWEAPALRAVIAESIAAYAAVGAPSTWVLSNHDVVRHASRLALTAENPQGHGIGPDSPGKPIPEVGLRRARAATTLMLALPGSAYLYQGEELGLPEVIDIPGDARQDPTWFRTNGERYGRDGCRVPIPWSADAPAYGFSPNGAAWLPQPAEWATLARDAQAGDPGSTLSLYRSLIAARRARGLGDGTLEWLKGFGTDAVAFRNGNVTVVGNTGATPIPLPDGIVIAASGPIDGGELPADTTVWLAND; encoded by the coding sequence CGACCTCGGCGTCGACGCACTGTGGCTGAGCCCGTTCCAGCGCTCCCCGCAGAAGGACGCCGGCTACGACGTCGCCGATTACTGCGACGTCGACCCGCTCTTCGGCACGCTCGCCGACTTCGACGAGATGCTCGCGCAGGCGCACGCGCGCAGCATCCGCCTCATCGTCGACCTGGTTCCGAACCACTCGTCCGACCAGCACGTGTGGTTCCAGCAGGCGCTGGCCGCGGCGCCCGGAAGCGTCGAGCGCGCGCGCTACATGTTCCGCGACGGCCGAGGCGTCGAGGGCGAGCTCCCGCCGAACAACTGGGAGTCCGTGTTCGGCGGCCCCGCGTGGACCCGGGTGGTCGAGCCCGACGGCACCGCGGGCCAGTGGTACCTGCACCTGTTCGACTCGTCGCAGCCCGACTTCGACTGGTCCAACGAAGAGGTGCGCGAGGAGTTCCGCCGCATCCTGCGGTTCTGGCTCGACCGCGGTGTCGACGGCTTCCGCGTCGATGTCGCACACGGCCTGGTGAAGGCTGCGGGCCTCCCCGACTACACGCCCGACCCCGAGTCCGGCTCGATGGGCGGCGAAGAGGCGAACGTGCCCTACTGGGGCCAGGACGGCGTGCACGAGGTGTACCGCGACTGGCACAACCTGCTCGCCGAGTACGACGGCGACCGCGCCCTGTGCGCCGAGGCGTGGCTGCCCACGCCTGAGAAGACCGCGCTGTGGGTGCGCCCCGACGAGATGCACCAGGCGTTCAACTTCGCCTACCTCGAGACGACGTGGGAGGCCCCCGCCCTCCGTGCCGTGATCGCCGAGTCGATCGCCGCCTACGCGGCCGTCGGCGCGCCGAGCACGTGGGTGCTCTCGAACCACGACGTCGTGCGCCACGCCTCCCGCCTCGCCCTCACCGCCGAGAACCCGCAGGGTCACGGCATCGGCCCCGACTCCCCCGGCAAGCCGATCCCCGAGGTCGGTCTGCGCCGCGCCCGCGCCGCGACGACGCTCATGCTCGCGCTGCCCGGCTCCGCCTACCTCTACCAGGGCGAGGAGCTCGGCCTTCCCGAGGTCATCGACATCCCCGGCGACGCCCGTCAGGACCCGACCTGGTTCCGCACGAACGGCGAGCGCTACGGCCGTGACGGCTGCCGCGTGCCGATCCCGTGGTCGGCCGACGCGCCCGCGTACGGCTTCAGCCCGAACGGCGCGGCGTGGCTTCCCCAGCCCGCTGAGTGGGCGACGCTCGCCCGCGACGCCCAGGCGGGCGACCCCGGATCGACGCTGTCGCTGTACCGTTCGCTCATCGCAGCGCGCCGCGCGCGCGGTCTCGGTGACGGCACGCTCGAGTGGCTGAAGGGCTTCGGAACGGATGCTGTCGCCTTCCGCAACGGGAACGTGACCGTCGTCGGCAACACCGGTGCCACGCCGATCCCCCTGCCGGACGGTATCGTGATCGCGGCGAGCGGCCCGATCGACGGCGGTGAACTGCCGGCCGACACGACGGTCTGGCTCGCGAACGACTGA
- a CDS encoding LacI family DNA-binding transcriptional regulator codes for MVSIDEVARHAGVSTATVSRALSGRGHVSDATKARVEAAAKSLGYVVSASASSLASGRTRNIGVLVPFLDRWFFSTVLSGIASALMRRGYDITLYALTADRGERRDVFDTFLRRQRVDGVIAISIELGEEETRQLIELDLPVIAIGGPNPRLTTLTVDDVAVARLATEHLLALGHREIAHIGASPEFDIDFHIPTHRRQGFELALADAGIPVKPSLFEPADFTIEGGFRAAKQLLGQPGGRPTAIFAASDEMAIGALLAARELGYRVPEDLSVVGIDGHELGEFFRLTTVDQFPLGQGERAADAILAELESKGAAAPVHQPGELPYELIVRGSTARLSG; via the coding sequence GTGGTCAGCATCGACGAGGTGGCGCGGCATGCCGGCGTCTCGACGGCGACCGTCTCGCGCGCCCTGAGCGGTCGCGGCCACGTCTCCGATGCGACCAAGGCGCGCGTGGAGGCGGCGGCCAAGAGTCTCGGCTACGTCGTCTCGGCATCCGCATCGAGTCTCGCCTCCGGCCGCACCCGCAACATCGGGGTGCTCGTGCCCTTCCTCGATCGCTGGTTCTTCTCGACCGTGCTCTCGGGCATCGCGTCCGCTCTCATGCGTCGCGGGTACGACATCACCCTGTATGCGCTCACCGCCGACCGCGGCGAGCGCCGAGACGTGTTCGACACGTTCCTGCGCCGTCAGCGGGTGGACGGCGTGATCGCGATCTCGATCGAGCTCGGCGAGGAGGAGACCCGCCAGCTGATCGAGCTCGACCTCCCCGTGATCGCGATCGGCGGACCCAACCCGAGGCTCACGACCCTGACGGTCGACGACGTCGCCGTCGCACGGCTGGCCACCGAGCACCTGCTCGCGCTCGGTCACCGCGAGATCGCGCACATCGGCGCCAGCCCCGAGTTCGACATCGACTTCCACATCCCCACGCATCGCCGGCAGGGCTTCGAGCTCGCACTGGCGGATGCCGGCATCCCGGTGAAGCCGTCGCTGTTCGAGCCCGCCGACTTCACGATCGAGGGCGGGTTCCGCGCCGCGAAGCAGCTCCTCGGCCAGCCGGGCGGACGGCCGACGGCGATCTTCGCGGCATCCGACGAGATGGCCATCGGCGCGCTGCTGGCCGCACGCGAGCTGGGGTACCGCGTGCCCGAGGACCTCTCGGTCGTCGGCATCGACGGTCACGAGCTCGGCGAGTTCTTCCGTCTGACGACGGTCGACCAGTTCCCGCTCGGCCAGGGCGAGCGGGCCGCCGACGCGATCCTCGCCGAGCTGGAGTCGAAGGGTGCCGCGGCCCCGGTGCACCAGCCCGGCGAGCTTCCGTACGAACTGATCGTGCGCGGCTCGACCGCCCGCCTGTCCGGCTGA
- the kdpA gene encoding potassium-transporting ATPase subunit KdpA, with product MDAATVWTGILQIATVLLVLALIYRPLGDWIARTFSGGADWRVERGMYRLVGVDSGSEQTWQAYTRGVLAFSVVGVLFVYALQRLQSVLPYSMGLPAVPEGLAFNTAVSFVTNTNWQSYSPELTLGYTVQLAGLAVQNFVSAAVGIAVAVALVRAFARRGAPTIGNFWVDLTRGLTRVLIPLAIVSAVALMVAGVVQNVNGFVGVDTISGGTQTIPGGPMASQEAIKLLGTNGGGFANANSAHPFENPTPWSNVLEILLLLAIPVALPRAFGRMVGDNRQGYAILAAMASIAIVSIAAVTWLESLGLGTAPQLAGSAMEGKEVRYGIFGSTLFAGATTLTSTGAVNSMHDSYTALGGMIPMVDMMLGEIAPGGVGSGLYGMLVLAVIAVFVGGLLVGRTPEYLGKKIGPTQIKLASLYILVTPALVLAGTALSFAIPAIRADVESTSIWNPGVHGLGEVLYAFTSAANNNGSAFAGLTANTPWFNTALGAAMLLGRFIPIVLVLALAGSLAAQQSVPSTSGTLPTYRPQFVGLLAVVAVVITALTYFPVLTLGPLAEGLV from the coding sequence ATGGATGCCGCGACAGTGTGGACCGGCATCCTTCAGATCGCCACCGTCCTGCTCGTCCTCGCCCTGATCTATCGCCCGCTCGGCGACTGGATCGCCCGCACCTTCAGCGGCGGCGCGGACTGGCGCGTCGAGCGGGGCATGTACCGCCTCGTCGGCGTGGACTCGGGCTCCGAGCAGACGTGGCAGGCCTACACGCGCGGCGTGCTGGCCTTCTCAGTCGTGGGGGTGCTCTTCGTCTACGCCCTGCAGCGGCTGCAGAGCGTGCTCCCGTACTCGATGGGGCTGCCGGCCGTGCCCGAGGGGCTCGCCTTCAACACCGCGGTGTCGTTCGTCACCAACACGAACTGGCAGTCGTACTCGCCCGAACTCACGCTGGGCTACACCGTCCAGCTCGCCGGCCTCGCGGTGCAGAACTTCGTCTCGGCCGCGGTCGGCATCGCCGTGGCCGTCGCCCTGGTGCGGGCCTTCGCGCGGCGCGGCGCACCGACGATCGGGAACTTCTGGGTCGATCTCACACGCGGACTCACCCGGGTGCTGATCCCCCTCGCCATCGTCTCGGCGGTGGCCCTGATGGTCGCCGGCGTCGTGCAGAACGTCAACGGCTTCGTCGGCGTCGACACGATCAGCGGCGGGACGCAGACGATCCCCGGCGGTCCGATGGCGTCGCAGGAGGCCATCAAGCTGCTCGGCACCAACGGCGGCGGGTTCGCGAACGCGAACTCGGCCCACCCCTTCGAGAACCCCACGCCATGGTCGAACGTCCTCGAGATCCTGCTGCTGCTCGCGATTCCCGTCGCCCTTCCGCGCGCCTTCGGCCGGATGGTCGGCGACAACCGCCAGGGCTACGCGATCCTGGCGGCGATGGCCTCGATCGCGATCGTCTCGATCGCCGCCGTGACGTGGCTCGAGTCGCTCGGGCTCGGCACCGCGCCGCAGCTGGCAGGCTCCGCGATGGAGGGCAAGGAGGTCCGCTACGGCATCTTCGGCTCCACCCTGTTCGCGGGGGCGACCACGCTCACCTCGACCGGTGCGGTCAACTCGATGCACGACTCCTACACCGCGCTCGGCGGCATGATCCCGATGGTCGACATGATGCTCGGCGAGATCGCTCCGGGCGGTGTGGGCTCGGGCCTGTACGGAATGCTCGTGCTCGCCGTCATCGCGGTCTTCGTCGGCGGTCTGCTCGTGGGACGCACGCCCGAGTACCTGGGCAAGAAGATCGGACCCACGCAGATCAAGCTCGCGAGCCTGTACATCCTGGTGACGCCGGCGCTCGTTCTGGCGGGAACTGCGCTGAGCTTCGCGATCCCGGCGATCCGCGCCGACGTCGAATCGACGTCGATCTGGAACCCCGGCGTGCACGGACTCGGCGAGGTGCTCTACGCCTTCACCTCCGCGGCGAACAACAACGGGTCGGCGTTCGCCGGTCTCACCGCGAACACCCCGTGGTTCAACACGGCGCTCGGTGCCGCGATGCTGCTCGGCCGGTTCATCCCGATCGTGCTCGTGCTCGCCCTCGCGGGATCGCTCGCCGCGCAGCAGTCCGTGCCGTCGACCTCGGGCACGCTTCCCACCTATCGCCCGCAGTTCGTCGGCCTGCTCGCCGTCGTCGCAGTCGTCATCACCGCACTCACCTACTTCCCCGTTCTCACGCTGGGTCCCCTGGCGGAAGGGCTCGTCTGA
- a CDS encoding aminotransferase class V-fold PLP-dependent enzyme, whose translation MTSPAPVLDLAAIRADFPLLGERVGDGPLVYLDSAATSQKPQAVIDAEVSFLTRSNAAVHRGAHTLAAEATELFEDARATVAGFVGAQPEQLVWTSGATAGLNLVAYAIGNATLGRGAPASRRFALRPGDELVVTESEHHANLIPWQELAARTGAVLRHIPVRDDGTIDTDAAASVISDRTRLVAFPHVSNVLGIVNPVEQLVALAREADALTVLDACQSAPHLPLDLPALGVDLAVFSGHKMLGPYAIGGLYGRTEVLEALPPFLTGGSMITTVTLDEASYLPPPQRFEAGTQPVSQAIGLAAAVRYLDGVDMAAVHAHERALEERMGEGLRGIPGIRLLGDAEGVERVGLWAFDVDGVHAHDVGQFLDSRGIAVRVGHHCAQPLHRRFGLTASVRASAALYNTPDEVDVFLDAVAGVRSFFGAGA comes from the coding sequence GTGACATCTCCCGCGCCCGTGCTCGACCTCGCGGCCATCCGCGCCGACTTCCCGCTCCTCGGCGAGCGCGTCGGCGACGGCCCCCTCGTGTACCTCGACTCCGCGGCCACGAGCCAGAAGCCGCAGGCCGTCATCGACGCGGAGGTGTCGTTCCTGACCCGCTCCAACGCCGCGGTGCACCGCGGGGCGCACACCCTCGCGGCGGAGGCCACCGAGCTGTTCGAGGACGCCCGGGCGACCGTCGCCGGCTTCGTCGGAGCGCAGCCCGAGCAGCTGGTCTGGACGAGCGGCGCCACGGCCGGACTGAACCTCGTCGCATACGCGATCGGCAATGCGACGCTCGGCCGGGGAGCACCCGCGAGCAGGCGGTTCGCCCTGCGTCCCGGCGACGAGCTCGTCGTCACCGAGAGCGAGCACCACGCCAACCTCATCCCGTGGCAGGAGCTCGCCGCGCGCACCGGCGCGGTGCTTCGTCATATCCCGGTCCGCGACGACGGGACGATCGATACGGATGCCGCGGCATCCGTCATCTCGGACCGCACCCGACTCGTCGCCTTTCCGCACGTCTCGAACGTGCTGGGCATCGTCAACCCGGTGGAGCAGCTCGTCGCGCTCGCCCGCGAGGCCGACGCCCTCACCGTGCTCGACGCGTGCCAGTCGGCCCCGCACCTGCCTCTCGACCTGCCCGCGCTCGGCGTGGATCTCGCGGTGTTCTCGGGTCACAAGATGCTCGGCCCCTACGCGATCGGCGGCCTGTACGGACGCACCGAGGTGCTCGAGGCGCTTCCGCCGTTCCTCACCGGCGGCTCGATGATCACCACCGTGACGCTCGACGAGGCGTCCTACCTGCCGCCGCCGCAGCGGTTCGAGGCCGGCACGCAGCCGGTGTCGCAGGCGATCGGCCTCGCCGCGGCGGTCCGCTACCTCGACGGCGTCGACATGGCGGCCGTCCATGCGCACGAGCGCGCACTCGAAGAGCGCATGGGCGAGGGCCTGCGCGGCATCCCGGGCATCCGCCTGCTCGGCGACGCCGAGGGTGTGGAGCGGGTGGGGCTGTGGGCGTTCGACGTCGACGGCGTGCACGCGCACGACGTGGGCCAGTTCCTCGACTCGCGCGGGATCGCCGTGCGCGTCGGGCACCACTGCGCCCAGCCGCTGCACCGCCGCTTCGGCCTGACCGCCTCGGTGCGCGCGTCGGCGGCGCTGTACAACACCCCCGACGAGGTCGACGTGTTCCTCGACGCCGTCGCGGGCGTGCGCTCGTTCTTCGGAGCGGGCGCATGA
- a CDS encoding VanZ family protein — MDDRLLLGGFAIALGFAAGVILFVPFVAVSYRRRGGLTFGRFTLWAAALVYFMAIWTHTLLPLPDPQAMVCAGTNTELFAFVDDLRGVASRPTTALTDPAALQLLLNVLLFVPLGFFVRVLGGRGVVVATLTGLGVSGFVEFTQLTGVWGLYPCAYRVFDVDDLLTNTIGAVVGSLLGLAVPRRHRGMVRSPDAYLPRPVTRSRRLLVMVCDAVGAWLVSLAVGVAFQIALAALGADVEVRDGSAATTVASTAGIAVWFVVVLVTGRTVGDLAVQLRYEGGVLPEGLARTLRFAGGIGGFLVLFALPGAWDLIGWLYAVASIVLVFTTRDARGLPGLVSGQRVVDAREPIDPDTPPRRPAAHWR; from the coding sequence GTGGACGATCGGCTCCTGCTGGGAGGGTTCGCGATCGCGCTCGGCTTCGCGGCGGGCGTGATCCTCTTCGTCCCCTTCGTCGCCGTCAGCTATCGCCGGCGCGGCGGTCTCACCTTCGGCCGGTTCACCCTGTGGGCCGCGGCCCTCGTGTACTTCATGGCGATCTGGACGCACACGCTCCTCCCCCTCCCCGATCCCCAGGCGATGGTGTGTGCGGGGACGAACACGGAACTGTTCGCCTTCGTCGACGATCTGCGCGGTGTCGCGTCGCGACCCACGACCGCACTCACCGACCCGGCCGCTCTGCAGCTTCTGCTCAACGTGCTGCTGTTCGTCCCGCTCGGCTTCTTTGTCCGGGTCCTCGGTGGCCGTGGCGTGGTGGTCGCCACCCTCACCGGCCTCGGTGTCTCGGGGTTCGTCGAGTTCACGCAGCTGACCGGGGTGTGGGGGCTGTACCCGTGCGCCTATCGCGTGTTCGACGTCGACGACCTCCTCACCAACACGATCGGCGCCGTGGTCGGCTCTCTCCTCGGCCTGGCCGTGCCGCGTCGTCACCGAGGCATGGTCCGGTCTCCCGACGCGTACCTGCCGCGTCCCGTGACCCGGTCGCGCCGGCTGCTGGTGATGGTGTGCGACGCCGTCGGCGCGTGGCTCGTCTCGCTCGCGGTCGGGGTCGCTTTCCAGATCGCTCTGGCGGCGCTCGGCGCCGACGTCGAGGTCCGTGACGGCAGCGCCGCCACGACGGTCGCGTCGACGGCGGGCATCGCGGTGTGGTTCGTGGTGGTCCTCGTCACCGGACGCACCGTCGGCGATCTCGCCGTCCAGCTGCGGTACGAGGGAGGCGTCCTCCCCGAGGGTCTGGCGCGCACGCTCCGCTTCGCCGGTGGCATCGGCGGCTTCCTGGTGCTGTTCGCCCTGCCCGGCGCATGGGATCTCATCGGCTGGCTCTACGCCGTGGCCTCGATCGTGCTGGTCTTCACGACCCGCGATGCCCGCGGCCTGCCCGGGCTGGTGTCGGGGCAGCGCGTCGTCGACGCACGCGAGCCGATCGACCCCGACACGCCGCCGCGCCGCCCGGCTGCGCACTGGCGATGA
- the sufU gene encoding Fe-S cluster assembly sulfur transfer protein SufU encodes MSGLESLYQELILDHSKRRVGFGLADEEGRSATSHQHNPLCGDEITLRLRLSDDGETVRDVTWEGNGCSISQASASMMTELVEGMPRGEASALIDGFREALRSRGTMELDEDVYLDAAALSGVSKYVARVKCAMLAWVALEDDLARA; translated from the coding sequence ATGAGCGGGCTCGAGTCGCTGTACCAGGAGCTCATCCTCGACCACTCGAAGCGCCGCGTCGGCTTCGGACTGGCCGACGAGGAGGGGCGCTCCGCGACCTCGCACCAGCACAACCCGCTGTGCGGCGACGAGATCACGCTCCGGCTGAGGCTCTCCGACGACGGGGAGACGGTGCGCGACGTCACGTGGGAGGGCAACGGCTGCTCGATCTCGCAGGCATCCGCCTCGATGATGACGGAGCTGGTCGAGGGGATGCCGCGGGGCGAGGCATCCGCTCTCATCGACGGCTTCCGCGAGGCCCTGCGCTCCCGCGGCACGATGGAGCTCGACGAGGACGTGTACCTCGACGCCGCCGCGCTGTCGGGCGTCTCGAAGTACGTCGCGCGCGTGAAGTGCGCGATGCTCGCGTGGGTCGCGCTCGAGGACGACCTCGCCCGCGCCTGA
- a CDS encoding APC family permease translates to MRVTSPAVTIENREPTEEPPRAKRLILGDPLTSEKLDDQLLPKRRALPIFASDALSSVAYAPQELLMILLIGGTAFLAFAPWVATAVVVLLIVVVLSYRQLIKAYPSGGGDYEVARKNLGEKSGVVVAAALLVDYVLTVAVSVASGVDNIISAIPELDPGRIELAVGFVILIVIVNLRGVREASFAFAIPTYVFIGSVAVMIVVGLARTALGDPPVASSAEFAVHGEELTQAAMILLVLRAFSSGCSALTGVEAVSNGVPAFRRPKVGNAQMTLVLMGSIAIVLFAGLTALGLISGVHYAENPCHLIGFDCATQVQPSLMAQIAAGTFGMGSIPFYVIQAATACVLLLAANTAFNGFPLLGSVLARDGYAPKALNTRGDRLVYSNGMIILGIAAIAVLVIYQANLTTLIQLYIIGVFVSFSLGQIGMVRHWRRSLRELAALPPDAASQESAAATRRAAYTGLVINGIGAAMTISVLLIVTITKFTHGAWLVFIAIPILAILMVGVNRYYRDVEHEIEVDDSTHFGAEGDVALVLVNRLQKPVIKAIDYALAAKHENTFAVHVAVSAEESAALQRQWDEHRIPMKLVIIESPYRSYAAPIAKFIKKYRESHGSSVVTVYLPQYIVGHWWESLLHNRRSRRIAQQLMLVHGVSITLVPWLLDSSELIYGRRSRPLPGEDRAGRPSTPEIHRAGRRATRPAGPPLPEKEPVSGA, encoded by the coding sequence ATGCGAGTAACATCGCCCGCCGTGACGATCGAAAACCGCGAGCCGACGGAAGAGCCGCCGCGCGCGAAACGCCTGATCCTCGGCGACCCCCTCACCTCCGAGAAGCTCGACGACCAGCTGCTGCCCAAGCGCCGCGCGCTGCCGATCTTCGCATCCGACGCGCTGAGCTCCGTGGCCTACGCCCCGCAGGAGCTGCTCATGATCCTGCTCATCGGCGGGACCGCGTTCCTCGCGTTCGCACCGTGGGTCGCGACGGCGGTCGTCGTGCTCCTCATCGTCGTCGTGCTCAGCTATCGCCAGCTCATCAAGGCGTATCCGTCGGGCGGTGGCGACTACGAGGTCGCCCGCAAGAACCTCGGCGAGAAGTCGGGTGTGGTCGTCGCCGCCGCGCTGCTCGTGGACTACGTGCTCACCGTCGCCGTGTCGGTGGCATCCGGCGTCGACAACATCATCTCAGCGATCCCCGAACTCGATCCGGGGCGCATCGAACTCGCCGTCGGATTCGTCATCCTCATCGTCATCGTGAACCTCCGTGGGGTGCGCGAGGCCTCGTTCGCGTTCGCGATCCCCACATACGTGTTCATCGGCTCCGTCGCGGTGATGATCGTCGTCGGACTCGCCCGCACGGCGCTCGGCGACCCGCCCGTGGCATCCAGCGCGGAGTTCGCCGTCCACGGCGAGGAGCTGACGCAGGCGGCGATGATCCTGCTGGTGCTTCGTGCGTTCTCTTCGGGATGCTCCGCCCTCACCGGCGTCGAGGCGGTGTCGAACGGCGTGCCCGCGTTCCGCCGCCCCAAGGTGGGCAACGCGCAGATGACGCTCGTGCTCATGGGCAGCATCGCGATCGTGCTCTTCGCGGGCCTCACGGCTCTGGGTCTCATCTCGGGCGTGCACTACGCGGAGAATCCCTGTCACCTCATCGGGTTCGACTGCGCGACGCAGGTGCAGCCCAGCCTCATGGCGCAGATCGCCGCCGGAACGTTCGGCATGGGCTCGATCCCGTTCTACGTCATCCAGGCGGCCACGGCGTGCGTGCTGCTTCTCGCCGCGAACACCGCCTTCAACGGGTTCCCGCTGCTCGGGTCGGTGCTCGCCCGCGACGGCTACGCGCCCAAGGCGCTCAACACCCGCGGCGACCGGCTCGTGTACTCGAACGGCATGATCATCCTCGGCATCGCGGCGATCGCGGTGCTCGTGATCTATCAGGCCAACCTGACCACTCTCATCCAGCTGTACATCATCGGCGTCTTCGTGTCGTTCTCGCTCGGACAGATCGGCATGGTGCGGCACTGGCGCAGGTCGCTGCGCGAGCTTGCGGCGCTGCCGCCGGATGCTGCGTCCCAGGAGTCCGCGGCGGCCACGCGCCGTGCCGCGTACACCGGGCTCGTCATCAACGGCATCGGGGCGGCGATGACCATCTCGGTGCTGCTGATCGTGACCATCACCAAGTTCACGCACGGCGCCTGGCTGGTGTTCATCGCGATCCCGATCCTCGCGATCCTCATGGTCGGCGTGAACCGGTACTACCGCGACGTCGAGCACGAGATCGAGGTCGACGACAGCACGCACTTCGGCGCGGAGGGCGACGTCGCGCTCGTCCTCGTGAACAGGCTGCAGAAGCCGGTGATCAAGGCGATCGACTACGCCCTGGCCGCCAAGCACGAGAACACCTTCGCGGTTCACGTGGCCGTGAGCGCCGAGGAGTCGGCCGCGCTGCAGCGGCAGTGGGACGAGCACCGCATCCCGATGAAGCTGGTCATCATCGAGTCGCCGTACCGCTCGTACGCGGCGCCGATCGCGAAGTTCATCAAGAAGTACCGGGAGTCGCACGGCTCGTCGGTGGTCACCGTCTACCTGCCGCAGTACATCGTCGGCCACTGGTGGGAGTCGCTGCTGCACAACCGCCGCTCCCGCCGCATCGCGCAGCAGCTGATGCTGGTGCACGGCGTGAGCATCACGCTCGTGCCGTGGCTGCTCGACTCGTCCGAGCTCATCTACGGCCGCCGCTCGCGCCCGCTGCCCGGCGAGGATCGCGCGGGACGCCCGTCGACACCCGAGATCCATCGTGCCGGCCGGCGGGCGACTCGGCCCGCGGGTCCCCCGCTCCCAGAGAAGGAGCCCGTCTCCGGGGCATGA
- a CDS encoding amidohydrolase: MTIDLEALYIDLHRHPELSFQETRTAGVVAKHLEELGLEFEEGIGKTGVAAVLRNGDGPVVWLRADMDALPVPEQTGLEYASTARGTDPAGTDVPVMHACGHDMHVSALLGALEQLVATKDEWSGTIVAVFQPAEEYGAGSQAMIADGVLDRFPKPDIVLGQHVTPLPAGTIGVRSGTQMAASDGLTVTLLGRGGHGSRPHSTIDPVVMAAATVMRLQTVVSREVDPRDVAVVTVGSIHAGLKNNIIPAEARLELSLRYPDDEARARILEKVERVVRAEAQASGAEEPPVIEIDHSLPPTINDVDATARLRLAFDRAFGEGTVIDPGMFTGSEDVSWFARESGVPLVFWFWGGVDPAAYAAATAAGTVERDIPTNHSPFFAPVLQPTLDNGVRNLVVAAREFLGSAAGE; this comes from the coding sequence ATGACGATCGACCTCGAGGCCCTGTACATCGACCTGCACCGGCATCCGGAGCTCTCGTTCCAGGAGACCCGCACGGCGGGGGTCGTCGCGAAGCACCTCGAGGAACTCGGCCTCGAGTTCGAGGAGGGAATCGGCAAGACCGGCGTGGCCGCGGTGCTGCGAAACGGCGACGGCCCGGTCGTGTGGCTGCGAGCCGACATGGACGCGCTCCCCGTGCCGGAGCAGACCGGTCTCGAATACGCGAGCACCGCGCGCGGCACGGACCCCGCGGGCACCGACGTCCCCGTCATGCACGCGTGCGGCCACGACATGCACGTCTCGGCGCTGCTCGGCGCCCTCGAGCAGCTCGTCGCGACGAAGGACGAATGGAGCGGCACGATCGTGGCCGTCTTCCAGCCCGCCGAGGAGTACGGCGCCGGGTCTCAGGCGATGATCGCCGACGGCGTGCTCGACCGGTTCCCGAAGCCCGACATCGTGCTCGGGCAGCACGTCACCCCGCTCCCCGCCGGCACGATCGGCGTGCGCAGCGGAACCCAGATGGCGGCATCCGACGGACTCACCGTGACCCTGCTCGGTCGCGGCGGACACGGGTCGCGCCCCCACTCGACCATCGACCCGGTGGTGATGGCGGCCGCGACGGTCATGCGCCTGCAGACCGTCGTGTCGCGCGAGGTCGATCCGCGGGACGTGGCCGTGGTCACGGTCGGCTCGATCCACGCGGGCCTCAAGAACAACATCATCCCGGCGGAGGCGAGGCTCGAGCTGAGCCTGCGCTATCCCGACGACGAGGCGCGAGCCCGCATCCTCGAGAAGGTGGAGCGCGTCGTGCGCGCCGAAGCGCAGGCATCCGGTGCCGAGGAGCCGCCCGTGATCGAGATCGACCACTCCCTGCCGCCGACGATCAACGACGTCGACGCCACCGCGCGCCTGCGCCTCGCGTTCGACAGGGCCTTCGGCGAGGGCACCGTGATCGACCCCGGCATGTTCACGGGCAGCGAGGACGTGTCGTGGTTCGCGCGCGAGTCCGGGGTGCCTCTCGTCTTTTGGTTCTGGGGCGGCGTCGACCCGGCCGCCTACGCGGCGGCGACGGCGGCCGGCACGGTCGAGCGCGACATCCCCACCAATCACTCGCCGTTCTTCGCGCCGGTTCTCCAGCCGACGCTCGACAACGGCGTGCGCAACCTCGTGGTCGCCGCGCGCGAGTTCCTGGGATCTGCCGCCGGCGAGTGA